A region of the Ornithinimicrobium ciconiae genome:
CCGGCCGGCGCGGGGTTCCGGTCGTCCTGACCCGTCCTGACCGCATCCCGTCCGGGACGGTCGAGGCGCTCAACCACCTCGGTCCGGCCACCATCGGCGTGCTCGGTGGCACCGACTCGGTGAGCAACACCACGCTCGCCGCCCTTGCGGCCTACCTGAACTAGGTCCCGACATGGTGGGAGAATCCGCCCATGACTGACACGCACACCGCGGTGCCCGCGGCCAAGGGCACCCTCGTCGAACTCAACGGGATCGACATCATTGACGAGTCGGAGCGCATGGCCAAGCCCTCCGACCTGTTCTGGCCGTGGTTCGCCGCGAACGTCTCGGTCTTCGGCATGAGCTATGCCGCGTTCGTCTATGGCTTTGGCGTCAGCCTCTGGCAGGGAGTGCTGGTCACCGTCGTTGGCGTGACCATCTCCTTCCTGCTCTGCGGCATCATCGCGATCGCCGGCAAACGAGGCTCCGCGCCGACCATGGTGCTCTCCCGCTCGGCCTTCGGCGTCAACGGGCAGAAGGTGCCGGGCATCTTCTCCTGGCTGATCTCGATGGGCTGGGAGACCTTCCTGGCCATCATGGCGACGCTGGCGACCGCCACCGTGTTCAACGAGCTCGGCTGGAGCAGCGGCACGGCGACCAAGATCATCGCGTGTGCGGTGATCGCCGCGCTGATCGTGCTGGGGTCTGTCGCCGGCTACCACACGATCATCAAGATGCAGTCGGTGCTGACCTGGGTCACCGGCCTGGCCACCCTGGGATACATCGCGATCACCTTCCGCGACATCGACCTCTCCGCCGCGGCCGCCCTGCCGGCCGGCTCCAACCAGGCGCTGGTCGGTGCTCTGGTGATGGTGATGACCGGCTTCGGGCTGGGCTGGATCAACATCGCCGCTGACTGGTCCCGCTATCAGAAGCGGGACGCCTCCGGTGGTCAGATCGTCTTCTGGAACACCCTCGGTGGCGCCCTGGCCCCGGTCCTGCTGGTCTGCTACGGCCTGGCTCTGGCCGGCTCCAACCCGGCCCTGATCGACGGCATCGCCAACGACCCGGTCGGCACGCTCGCCACGATCCTGCCCACCTGGTTCCTCATCCCCTTCTGGATCGCCGCGGTGCTGGCGCTGGTCAGCGGCGCGATCCTGGGCATCTACTCCTCGGGCCTTACCCTGCTGAGCCTGGGCATCGACATCCCGCGCCCGATGGCTGCCCTGGTCGACGGCACGATCCTGACGATCGGCACGATCTATGTCGTCTTCTTCGCCGAGTCCTTCCTCGCCCCCTTCCAGAGTTTCCTGATCACGCTGGGCGTCCCGATCGCGGCCTGGGCCGGCATCCTGATCGCCGACATCATGCTGCGTCGCAAGGACTATGACGGGGCCGCGCTGTTCGACGGGCGCGGTCGCTATGGCAACTGGAACTGGGTGTCCGTGGGGCTGATGGCGTTCGCGTCGGTCGTCGGCTGGGGCCTGGTCGTCAACAACTTTGCCAAGGACGCGGCCTGGAACAACTGGCAGGGCTATCTGCTGGAGCCGCTGGGCCTGGGCACCTTCGTGGATGACCCGGCCGGTGGCTACTGGGAGGGCAACTGGGCCTACGCCAACCTCGGGGTGCTGCTCGCCCTGGTCATCGGCTTCGTGGGTTATGCCGTGCTGCAGGCCGCCGCGGTCCGTCGCCAGGAGGCCGAGCCGCTCGCGCCGGCGGGCCGTGGCGGGGTCACCCAGGAGCCGCTGGCATGAGCCCGGACCAGGCCGCCGGCTCCGATCTCCCGACGCACACGGGAGAGACGAAGTCCGGTCCCGCGGACGTCGCGGAGTCCGCCGGCACGGACCCGTGGCTGGTCGTGATCGATGCGCAGGCTGTCTTCGCCGATTCGGGATCGCAGTGGTGCGCTCCCCGTTTTGAGGAGATCGTGGAGCCGGTGCACCGCCTCGCACAGGCTTTCGGGGACCGGGTGATCCTCACCCGCTGGGTGCCCCCGGCCGAGAAGGCCGGCTCCTGGGTGCCCTACTTTGAGCAGTTCACCTTTGCCGACCAGGCTCCCGATCACCCGCTCTTCGACCTGGTGCCGGCGGCGGTGGACCTGGGCGCTCGGCATACCGTCTCCGAGCCCACCTTTGGCAAGTGGAGTGAGCAGCTGCGGGCCATCACGGGGCCCACTCCGCACCTGGTCCTGACCGGGGTGGCGACCGACTGCTGCGTCCTCTCGACGGCGCTGCCGGCGATCGACGCCGGTGCCCAGGTGAGCGTGGTTTCCGACGCCTGTGCCGGCTCTGACGACACCAACCACCAGCGGGCGCTGGACGCGATGGCGCTCTATGCCCCGCAGTTGTTCGTGGTGACGGCGGACGAGATCCTGGCCGAGGCGTCCACCACCTCCTGACCCGGCGCACCGGGTGGGCCTCCCCCGGTGACCGGCCGCACCTGGGGGCGGGCGTCAGTCTGCTGGCGTGATCGACAGGCCGAGCGCGGCAAACTGCTCGGCCGGTCGGTGGTAGCCGCGCACCAGGTGCCGGATCCCGCCGATGCGGGACGGCCCGTCGGCGATGGCGGCCGCGATCACCGAGGAGAAGCCGGCCCGGACGTCCGGGACCTCGACCTCGGCGCCGTGCAGCGAGGACACGCCCTTGACGACTGCCGAGTGGACCGCGTTGGTGTCGTGGAAGCGGCAGGACTCCCCGCCCAGACAGGTGGAGAAGAGCTCGATCTCGGCGCCCATCTGCTGCAGTGCCGGCACATAGACGAGGCGGTCCTCATAGACCGTCTCGTGCAGCACCGACATGCCGTTCGCCTGCGTGAACAGCACGACGAGCGGTGTCTGCCAGTCGGTCATGAATCCGGGATGGGTGTCGGTCTGCACGGCGGCCGGTCGCAGCCCGTCCGGTGCCGTGGCCCGGATGTAGTCGTCGGTGATGTCGAACTGGGCGCCCATGCCCCGCAGGGTGGTCAGGGCGGTGACCAGCCGATCCTGCCGGCACCCGTGGACGCGGACGTCACCGCTGGTGACCAGGCCGGCCACCAGATAGCTGAACGCCTCGTTGCGATCGCCCTCGAGGCGGACCTCGGCGCCCCGGAGACGATCCACGCCGTCGATGGTCCACTTGCGGCCGGGGGAGAGGACGATCCGGGCCCCCATCCGCTGCAGGAACAGCGCCAGCTCGATGACCTCGGGCTCGGTGGCCGCGTTGCGCAGCACGGTGCGTCCCTCGGCGAGGGCCGCGGTGAGCAGCACCGTCTCGGTCGCTCCCACGCTCGGATAGGGCAGCTCGAGGCGGGTGCCGCGCAACCGGGTGGCTCGGGCGACGATGCCGTCCTGGCGGTGCTCGATCTCGGCACCGAAGGCCGTGAGGGCCTCGATGTGGAAGTCGACCGGGCGGCGCCCGATGGGGTCGCCGCCGACCAGGGGGACGAAGGCCTCACCGGTGAGGTGCAGCAGCGGGCCGAGCAGCAGGATCGGGATGCGGTTGAGCCCGCTGAAGGACAGGGGGACGTCAGCCGTCACCGCATCGTGGGGCTCGACGGTGATGACGCCCTGCTCCTGGTCGTAGTCCACACCCACCCCCAGGGACCGCAGGATGTCCGTGGTGATCGCCACGTCCCCGACCTGCGGGATATTGCTGATGCGGCTCGGGCCGTCGCCCAGGATGGCCGCCACCATGTGCTTCGTGGCGGCGTTCTTCGAGCCGCGCACGTGCACGTCACCGCGCAGCGGTCCGGAGGGGGTTACTGACCATGCTGTGGCTGCCATGGGGCCAAGGTTACGCAGCCCTGGTCCGTCCCTGCTGCCTGTCGGTGGGTCCTGACAGGCTGGGCCCATGAACGCACCGGACCAGAAGGCGATCCTGCATCGCTATCTCATCAGTGCCCGCGACGCTCTCCTGTGGAAGCTCGACGGGCTCGACGACTACGCCGTGCGTCGCCCCATGACACCCACCGGCACCAACCTGCTTGGCCTGGTCAAGCACGTGGCGAGCGTGACCGACGGCTACCTCGGTGCGGTGATGGGCCGACCCTCAGGCATCGCGTTGCCGTGGTTTCCCGAGGACCCTGCGCAGGAGGTGCCCAATGCGGACCTGTGGGTGCCGGCTGACGAGTCACGCGAGTTCATCGTGGACCTGCACCACCAGGTTGCTGCCAACTCAGACGCCACGATCGAGGCGCTCGACCTGGAC
Encoded here:
- a CDS encoding purine-cytosine permease family protein; translated protein: MTDTHTAVPAAKGTLVELNGIDIIDESERMAKPSDLFWPWFAANVSVFGMSYAAFVYGFGVSLWQGVLVTVVGVTISFLLCGIIAIAGKRGSAPTMVLSRSAFGVNGQKVPGIFSWLISMGWETFLAIMATLATATVFNELGWSSGTATKIIACAVIAALIVLGSVAGYHTIIKMQSVLTWVTGLATLGYIAITFRDIDLSAAAALPAGSNQALVGALVMVMTGFGLGWINIAADWSRYQKRDASGGQIVFWNTLGGALAPVLLVCYGLALAGSNPALIDGIANDPVGTLATILPTWFLIPFWIAAVLALVSGAILGIYSSGLTLLSLGIDIPRPMAALVDGTILTIGTIYVVFFAESFLAPFQSFLITLGVPIAAWAGILIADIMLRRKDYDGAALFDGRGRYGNWNWVSVGLMAFASVVGWGLVVNNFAKDAAWNNWQGYLLEPLGLGTFVDDPAGGYWEGNWAYANLGVLLALVIGFVGYAVLQAAAVRRQEAEPLAPAGRGGVTQEPLA
- a CDS encoding cysteine hydrolase family protein, with product MSPDQAAGSDLPTHTGETKSGPADVAESAGTDPWLVVIDAQAVFADSGSQWCAPRFEEIVEPVHRLAQAFGDRVILTRWVPPAEKAGSWVPYFEQFTFADQAPDHPLFDLVPAAVDLGARHTVSEPTFGKWSEQLRAITGPTPHLVLTGVATDCCVLSTALPAIDAGAQVSVVSDACAGSDDTNHQRALDAMALYAPQLFVVTADEILAEASTTS
- the murA gene encoding UDP-N-acetylglucosamine 1-carboxyvinyltransferase, encoding MAATAWSVTPSGPLRGDVHVRGSKNAATKHMVAAILGDGPSRISNIPQVGDVAITTDILRSLGVGVDYDQEQGVITVEPHDAVTADVPLSFSGLNRIPILLLGPLLHLTGEAFVPLVGGDPIGRRPVDFHIEALTAFGAEIEHRQDGIVARATRLRGTRLELPYPSVGATETVLLTAALAEGRTVLRNAATEPEVIELALFLQRMGARIVLSPGRKWTIDGVDRLRGAEVRLEGDRNEAFSYLVAGLVTSGDVRVHGCRQDRLVTALTTLRGMGAQFDITDDYIRATAPDGLRPAAVQTDTHPGFMTDWQTPLVVLFTQANGMSVLHETVYEDRLVYVPALQQMGAEIELFSTCLGGESCRFHDTNAVHSAVVKGVSSLHGAEVEVPDVRAGFSSVIAAAIADGPSRIGGIRHLVRGYHRPAEQFAALGLSITPAD
- a CDS encoding DinB family protein yields the protein MNAPDQKAILHRYLISARDALLWKLDGLDDYAVRRPMTPTGTNLLGLVKHVASVTDGYLGAVMGRPSGIALPWFPEDPAQEVPNADLWVPADESREFIVDLHHQVAANSDATIEALDLDAVGEVPWWGDRGQVTLHQVLVHVIAETQRHAGHADIIRELIDGSVGIGEGMDNMWAGEGEDYWEEHRRQIEAAARQAQESAGS